In a genomic window of Halalkalicoccus sp. CG83:
- the hisA gene encoding 1-(5-phosphoribosyl)-5-[(5-phosphoribosylamino)methylideneamino]imidazole-4-carboxamide isomerase, with amino-acid sequence MAGFDAFEVVPAVDVQDGEVVQLVQGERGTEKRYGDPAEAARRWVGEGARTLHLVDLDGAFEGERRNAAAIEAILDAVDAEVQLGGGIRSASEATDLLERGVDRVILGTAAVENPEIVEEIAERYPEGVAVSLDAKDGEVVVSGWTEGTGLDPAEAAARYEELGAGTILFTNVDVEGKLEGVRTDPVRRIADTVSIPVIASGGVASVEDVRALKEAGAAAVVVGSALYEGRFTLEEAAAAVE; translated from the coding sequence ATGGCTGGTTTCGACGCCTTCGAGGTGGTCCCGGCGGTCGACGTGCAGGACGGCGAGGTCGTCCAGCTGGTACAGGGAGAGCGCGGCACCGAGAAGCGCTACGGCGACCCCGCGGAAGCCGCGCGCCGGTGGGTCGGCGAGGGGGCTCGAACGCTTCACCTCGTGGATCTCGACGGCGCCTTCGAGGGCGAGCGCAGGAACGCCGCCGCGATCGAGGCGATCCTCGACGCGGTGGACGCCGAGGTACAGCTCGGCGGCGGGATCCGAAGCGCGAGCGAGGCGACCGACCTGCTGGAGCGCGGCGTCGACCGCGTGATCCTCGGGACGGCGGCGGTCGAAAACCCCGAGATCGTCGAGGAGATCGCCGAACGGTACCCGGAGGGCGTGGCGGTGAGCCTCGACGCGAAGGACGGCGAGGTGGTCGTCTCGGGCTGGACCGAGGGGACGGGACTGGATCCCGCCGAGGCCGCCGCGCGCTACGAGGAGTTGGGCGCGGGGACGATCCTCTTTACGAACGTCGACGTCGAGGGGAAGCTCGAGGGCGTCCGAACCGACCCCGTCCGCCGGATCGCCGACACGGTCTCGATTCCCGTGATCGCGAGCGGCGGCGTGGCGAGCGTCGAGGACGTCCGCGCGCTGAAGGAGGCAGGCGCGGCCGCCGTCGTCGTCGGCTCCGCGCTCTACGAGGGTCGCTTCACGCTCGAGGAGGCGGCCGCGGCGGTCGAGTAG
- a CDS encoding A24 family peptidase, with amino-acid sequence MIASVPDLLRLLALPVLAWAAWRDVEIRRVPGRTWLPLAALGVVLLVWDGANALAAGGLDLVLFAVGTAISLLVVVPAAYLFWRFGAFGGADAKALIVLAVLFPTFPVYDVGAVTVPLRTTPTGAFALTILSNTVLVGACYPLWLALHNAVAGRFTPLMAVGRPVAWDELPRTHGRLLEGRSGFVRSGLDLDALRMYLRWRGETLAELRGDPDRYRRPDSLPAEPLPAGDGAVATGGESPAASELRSDGAGRTDRERPSSGSGGLRSASDDWGADAFLTDVGSAYGTTPEGLREGLELLTTRDRAWVSPGIPFLVPILVGLAIGLTYGDLLIAALGAVGLV; translated from the coding sequence GTGATCGCCTCCGTTCCCGATCTCCTGCGGCTTCTCGCACTTCCCGTCCTCGCCTGGGCGGCCTGGCGCGACGTCGAGATCCGGCGGGTTCCCGGTCGAACGTGGCTGCCGCTCGCCGCACTCGGGGTCGTTCTCCTGGTGTGGGACGGGGCGAACGCCCTCGCGGCTGGCGGTCTCGACCTCGTGTTGTTCGCCGTCGGTACGGCGATCAGCCTGCTGGTGGTCGTGCCCGCCGCCTACCTGTTCTGGCGGTTCGGCGCGTTCGGCGGTGCCGACGCGAAGGCGCTGATCGTCCTCGCCGTACTGTTTCCGACGTTCCCGGTCTACGACGTGGGCGCCGTAACCGTTCCCCTCCGAACGACGCCCACTGGCGCGTTCGCGCTGACGATCCTCTCGAACACGGTGCTCGTCGGCGCGTGCTACCCCCTCTGGCTCGCGCTGCACAACGCCGTCGCGGGCCGGTTCACGCCGCTGATGGCCGTCGGCCGGCCCGTCGCCTGGGACGAACTCCCGAGGACCCACGGTCGGCTGCTCGAGGGTCGATCGGGGTTCGTCCGATCGGGGCTCGACCTCGATGCCCTTCGGATGTACCTCCGTTGGCGGGGGGAGACGCTCGCCGAACTGCGGGGCGACCCCGACCGGTATCGTCGCCCCGACTCGCTACCCGCCGAGCCCCTGCCCGCGGGCGACGGCGCGGTCGCGACGGGCGGCGAATCACCAGCCGCCTCGGAACTCCGATCCGACGGCGCCGGGCGAACCGACCGCGAGCGGCCGTCGTCGGGATCGGGCGGCCTCCGTTCGGCCTCCGACGACTGGGGCGCGGACGCCTTTCTCACGGACGTCGGATCGGCGTACGGCACGACCCCCGAGGGGCTTCGCGAGGGTCTGGAACTGCTCACGACCCGCGACCGGGCGTGGGTCTCCCCCGGAATACCGTTTCTCGTCCCGATCCTCGTGGGACTGGCGATCGGGCTGACCTACGGCGACCTCCTGATCGCCGCGCTCGGAGCCGTGGGACTCGTCTGA
- the fer gene encoding ferredoxin Fer produces the protein MPTVEYLNYEVLDDQGWEMDDDDLFDQAADAGLDEEDYGSLDVNEGEYILEAAEAQGYDWPFSCRAGACANCAAILYEGEIEMDMQQILSDEEVDEKNVRLTCIGSPDADEVRIVYNAKHLDYLQNRVI, from the coding sequence ATGCCAACAGTAGAATACCTGAACTACGAAGTGCTGGACGACCAGGGCTGGGAGATGGACGACGACGACCTCTTCGACCAGGCCGCCGACGCCGGCCTCGACGAGGAGGACTACGGCTCGCTGGACGTCAACGAGGGCGAGTACATCCTCGAGGCTGCCGAGGCCCAGGGCTACGACTGGCCCTTCTCGTGCCGCGCCGGCGCGTGTGCGAACTGCGCGGCGATCCTCTACGAGGGCGAGATCGAGATGGACATGCAGCAGATCCTCTCGGACGAGGAGGTCGACGAGAAGAACGTCCGCCTCACCTGCATCGGCTCGCCCGACGCCGACGAGGTCAGGATCGTCTACAACGCAAAGCACCTCGACTACCTGCAGAACCGCGTCATCTGA
- the hisB gene encoding imidazoleglycerol-phosphate dehydratase HisB has product MSDRTAAVTRETAETEIECTLDIDGDGDSVAETGIGFFDHMLEAFATHGLFDLTVRCDGDLEIDDHHTVEDVAITLGEAFDEALGGKAGIVRYADRRVPLDEAVASVVVDVSGRPRFYFDGEFSQDAVGEVTSDMARHFAESLAMNAGLTLHAAVEGENAHHEIEALFKCLARALDDATRIDERRGGTPSTKGRL; this is encoded by the coding sequence ATGAGCGACCGGACGGCGGCCGTCACCCGCGAAACCGCCGAGACCGAGATCGAGTGCACGCTGGACATCGATGGCGACGGCGACTCCGTCGCGGAGACCGGCATCGGTTTCTTCGATCACATGCTCGAGGCGTTCGCCACCCACGGACTGTTCGACCTCACCGTCCGGTGTGACGGCGACCTGGAGATCGACGACCACCACACCGTCGAGGACGTCGCGATCACGCTGGGCGAGGCGTTCGACGAGGCGCTCGGCGGGAAGGCGGGGATCGTCCGCTACGCGGACCGACGGGTGCCGCTCGACGAGGCGGTGGCGAGCGTCGTCGTCGACGTCAGCGGACGGCCGCGCTTCTACTTCGACGGCGAGTTCTCGCAGGACGCGGTGGGCGAGGTCACGAGCGACATGGCGAGACACTTCGCGGAGTCGCTCGCGATGAACGCGGGGCTGACGCTCCATGCGGCGGTCGAGGGCGAGAACGCCCACCACGAGATCGAGGCGCTGTTCAAGTGTCTCGCCCGGGCGCTCGACGACGCGACGCGGATCGACGAGCGACGCGGCGGAACGCCGAGCACGAAGGGACGGCTGTGA
- the hisI gene encoding phosphoribosyl-AMP cyclohydrolase, whose product MSADANGDVLDLEFDSDGLVAVIAQDAETDEVLMFAYATREAIEATRESGRAHYYSRSRDELWEKGTTSGHVQRVREIRVDCDADAVLYRVEQEGGACHTGHRSCFYRTLDGENVGERVFDPDDVYE is encoded by the coding sequence ATGAGCGCCGACGCGAACGGGGACGTCCTCGACCTGGAGTTCGATTCCGACGGGCTGGTGGCCGTGATCGCCCAGGACGCGGAGACCGACGAGGTGTTGATGTTCGCCTACGCGACCCGCGAGGCGATCGAGGCCACCCGGGAGAGCGGGCGCGCGCACTACTACTCGCGAAGCCGCGACGAGCTCTGGGAGAAGGGCACGACCAGCGGTCACGTTCAGCGCGTCCGCGAGATCCGCGTCGACTGCGACGCCGACGCCGTGCTCTACCGCGTCGAACAGGAGGGCGGCGCCTGTCACACCGGCCACCGTTCGTGTTTCTACCGCACCCTCGACGGCGAGAACGTCGGCGAGCGGGTGTTCGATCCCGACGACGTGTATGAGTGA
- the gdhB gene encoding glutamate dehydrogenase GdhB translates to MSVPTVEERADEPETALATARRQLDRAATHLEIDPAVVERLNHPARVQRVSLPVERDDGSLEVFTGYRAQHDSVRGPFKGGMRYHPGVTEDECIGLSMWMTWKTAVMDLPFGGAKGGVVVDPKELSSGEIERLTRRFAQELRDTVGPMHDIPAPDMGTDARTMGWFMDAYSVLQGETTPGVVTGKPPVIGGSYGREEAPGRSVAIVAREACTYYDLPIEEATVAVQGYGSVGANAARLLDSWGASVVAVSDVNGAAHDPDGLDTASIPTHEEEPEAVTRVADHVIGNDELLELDVDVLIPAAVGNVITTENADAIEAGLVVEGANGPITVAGDSILRERAVPVIPDILANAGGVTVSYFEWLQDINRRAWTLDRVNEELESEMLRAWSAVAKRVERRDLAWRDAAYVLALERLGAAHDARGLWP, encoded by the coding sequence GTGAGCGTCCCCACTGTCGAGGAGCGAGCCGACGAACCGGAGACGGCGCTCGCGACCGCGCGCCGCCAGCTCGACCGGGCGGCGACTCACCTGGAGATCGATCCGGCGGTCGTCGAGCGGTTGAACCACCCGGCGCGGGTCCAGCGCGTGTCGCTCCCGGTCGAACGCGACGACGGCTCCCTCGAAGTGTTCACGGGCTATCGCGCCCAACACGACAGCGTCCGCGGCCCGTTCAAGGGCGGGATGCGCTATCACCCCGGTGTCACCGAGGACGAGTGTATCGGCCTGTCGATGTGGATGACGTGGAAGACCGCGGTGATGGATCTGCCGTTCGGCGGTGCGAAGGGCGGCGTCGTGGTCGATCCCAAGGAGCTGAGCTCCGGGGAGATCGAACGCCTGACCCGGCGGTTCGCCCAGGAGCTTCGCGACACGGTCGGCCCGATGCACGACATTCCGGCCCCCGACATGGGGACCGACGCCCGAACGATGGGCTGGTTCATGGACGCCTACAGCGTGCTCCAGGGCGAGACCACGCCCGGCGTCGTAACGGGCAAGCCGCCCGTGATCGGCGGGAGCTACGGCCGCGAGGAGGCGCCTGGCCGAAGCGTGGCGATCGTGGCGCGCGAGGCCTGTACGTACTACGACCTGCCGATCGAGGAGGCGACCGTCGCCGTTCAGGGTTACGGCAGCGTCGGGGCCAACGCCGCTCGATTGCTCGATTCGTGGGGCGCGTCGGTCGTCGCGGTCAGCGACGTCAACGGTGCGGCCCACGACCCCGACGGGCTGGATACGGCGTCGATCCCCACCCACGAGGAGGAGCCCGAAGCCGTCACGCGAGTCGCCGATCACGTGATCGGAAACGACGAGCTGCTGGAACTCGACGTCGACGTCCTGATCCCCGCGGCTGTCGGCAACGTCATCACGACGGAGAACGCAGACGCGATCGAGGCCGGCCTCGTCGTCGAGGGGGCGAACGGTCCGATCACCGTCGCGGGCGATTCGATCCTACGCGAACGCGCGGTTCCCGTGATCCCCGACATCCTCGCGAACGCCGGCGGCGTCACGGTGAGCTACTTCGAGTGGCTCCAGGACATCAACCGCCGGGCGTGGACGCTCGACCGCGTCAACGAGGAGCTCGAGTCCGAGATGCTCCGTGCGTGGAGCGCGGTCGCAAAGCGCGTCGAGCGTCGTGACCTCGCGTGGCGCGACGCCGCCTACGTGCTGGCGCTCGAACGTCTCGGAGCCGCCCACGACGCTCGCGGGCTCTGGCCCTGA
- a CDS encoding bacterio-opsin activator domain-containing protein translates to MTSSDTGPPRLLLVGDDEWLATVREAFDTPRLSVASGTQEALGRVRSGRPDCVISGLSLPAGDGLDLLRALREDFPTLPVVLYAEGGDEEGASEAIGAGVSDYLPAGSTTPAELRERTARAIEAERTREERDRRANQFEALFSDPLSATWLLSPAGRIRRANDAARAFASDESDNGPLWERPWWGSADRDRLREAIERAADGEPSTLTLDCGDGRAPTTVELAVRPVDDTDSLLVTAVDVTERAELADELRRSEELHRVTLNNMTDTVLVTDDEGRFTYICPNVHFIFGYTVEEIRELGTIEALLGADLFDPEELRERGVLTNVECTAADRAGREHSLLVNVKRVSIQGGTTLYSCRDVTTRKQRERALSTLHGTARELLYAEGYGEIAGIVVSDATDVLDAAGIGCYLFDDEENSLEPAATTDALLEGRAPDSLRLGDDHPVGRAFLEGRVVSDGPLLAVPLGDHGVLLAESDGAFDAITEELADLLAATTEAAFDRVERETALHERDRELRARNRELSRLNRINDVIREIDGALVGAETREEIERAVCDRLTTDDRFRFAWIGEFEDGAVVPREWAGEGRTYLDAVSLEDDEPAVRAIRDEEPVAVENVAEGFREAPWRAAALERGYQSILGVPLRHDGFSYGVLTVYADQANAFDAMARTVFLELADTIAAALTAVKQRNALLNETVTELEYETRSEPCPLLALALAADCEVALDGGVRRVEDGVLAFVAVEGVPLDRVLAAAGETVAIEEARALVERADGGVLRLRLAPPFVATRLADRGATLRSLRASADRASARLTVDVSNPTDVRTVDDVITERYPDATLLAQRERDRSERADGHTRSALLDRLTDRQLEAVRLAYHSGFYESPRACSGEAVADALDVSPSAFYQLNRTVQHKIFGALFDGYFTIEA, encoded by the coding sequence ATGACGTCCTCCGATACCGGTCCACCGCGGCTCCTGCTGGTCGGCGACGACGAGTGGCTCGCGACGGTCCGCGAGGCGTTCGACACCCCCCGTCTCTCGGTCGCCTCGGGGACGCAGGAGGCGCTCGGTCGGGTTCGAAGCGGCCGGCCCGACTGCGTGATCAGCGGGCTCTCGCTTCCGGCGGGCGACGGTCTCGACCTGCTCCGGGCCCTTCGTGAGGACTTCCCGACGCTCCCGGTCGTCCTCTACGCGGAAGGGGGCGACGAGGAAGGCGCGAGCGAGGCGATCGGGGCGGGCGTCAGCGACTACCTCCCCGCCGGATCGACCACACCCGCCGAGCTCCGCGAGCGAACCGCGCGGGCGATCGAGGCCGAACGAACCCGCGAGGAGCGAGACCGGCGCGCTAACCAGTTCGAAGCGCTGTTCTCGGATCCCCTGTCGGCGACGTGGCTGCTCTCGCCGGCGGGCCGGATCAGGCGGGCCAACGACGCCGCCCGTGCGTTCGCTTCCGACGAGTCCGACAACGGACCCCTCTGGGAGCGCCCCTGGTGGGGGTCGGCGGATCGCGACCGGCTCCGCGAGGCGATCGAGCGTGCCGCCGACGGCGAGCCCTCGACGCTGACCCTCGACTGCGGCGACGGCCGCGCCCCGACGACGGTCGAGCTGGCCGTCCGACCGGTCGACGATACGGACTCGTTGCTGGTGACGGCCGTCGACGTCACCGAGCGCGCCGAACTCGCCGACGAGCTCAGGCGCTCGGAGGAGCTCCACCGGGTGACGCTCAACAACATGACCGACACGGTACTCGTCACCGACGACGAGGGGCGGTTCACCTATATCTGCCCCAACGTCCACTTCATCTTCGGCTACACCGTCGAGGAGATCCGCGAGCTGGGCACCATCGAGGCGCTGCTCGGCGCCGACCTGTTCGATCCCGAGGAGCTCCGCGAGCGGGGCGTGCTGACCAACGTCGAGTGTACGGCCGCCGACCGGGCGGGCCGCGAACACTCCCTCCTGGTCAACGTCAAGCGCGTCTCGATCCAGGGCGGGACGACGCTCTACAGCTGCCGCGACGTCACCACTCGCAAACAGCGCGAGCGGGCGCTCTCGACGCTGCACGGCACCGCGCGCGAACTATTGTACGCGGAGGGGTACGGCGAGATCGCCGGGATCGTCGTCTCGGACGCGACCGACGTCCTCGACGCCGCCGGAATCGGCTGCTATCTGTTCGACGACGAGGAGAACTCCCTCGAACCGGCCGCGACGACCGACGCCCTCCTCGAGGGCCGCGCGCCCGACTCGCTTCGCCTCGGCGACGACCACCCCGTCGGCCGTGCGTTCCTCGAGGGACGGGTCGTCTCGGACGGCCCCCTGCTCGCAGTTCCACTGGGCGACCACGGCGTGTTGCTCGCCGAGTCGGACGGCGCGTTCGACGCGATCACCGAGGAACTGGCCGACCTGCTCGCGGCGACCACGGAGGCGGCGTTCGACCGCGTCGAACGGGAGACCGCCCTCCACGAGCGCGACCGCGAGCTGCGCGCGCGAAACCGCGAGCTCTCGCGTCTCAACCGGATCAACGACGTGATCCGGGAGATCGACGGGGCGCTGGTCGGCGCCGAGACGCGCGAGGAGATCGAACGAGCGGTCTGTGATCGACTCACGACCGACGACCGGTTCCGGTTCGCGTGGATCGGCGAGTTCGAGGACGGCGCCGTCGTTCCCAGAGAATGGGCCGGGGAGGGCCGTACGTACCTCGACGCCGTCTCCCTCGAGGACGACGAACCCGCGGTTCGCGCGATACGCGACGAGGAGCCCGTGGCGGTCGAGAACGTCGCGGAGGGTTTCCGTGAGGCGCCGTGGCGGGCGGCAGCGCTCGAACGCGGCTACCAGTCGATCCTGGGCGTGCCGCTGCGTCACGACGGGTTCTCCTACGGCGTACTGACGGTGTACGCCGACCAGGCGAACGCCTTCGACGCGATGGCCCGGACGGTGTTCCTCGAGCTCGCCGACACTATCGCGGCGGCGCTCACCGCGGTCAAACAGCGAAACGCCCTGCTGAACGAGACGGTCACCGAACTCGAGTACGAGACCCGATCCGAGCCCTGTCCGTTGCTCGCACTCGCGCTCGCGGCCGACTGCGAGGTCGCCCTCGACGGCGGCGTTCGACGCGTCGAGGACGGCGTACTCGCCTTCGTCGCCGTCGAGGGCGTGCCGCTGGATCGGGTCCTCGCGGCCGCCGGCGAGACGGTCGCGATCGAGGAGGCGCGTGCGCTGGTCGAACGCGCCGACGGCGGCGTCCTTCGACTCCGTCTGGCTCCCCCCTTCGTCGCGACCCGGCTGGCCGATCGTGGCGCGACCCTCCGTTCCCTCCGTGCCAGCGCCGACCGCGCGAGCGCACGACTCACGGTCGACGTCTCGAATCCCACCGACGTCCGGACCGTCGACGACGTGATCACCGAGCGGTATCCGGACGCGACGCTGCTTGCTCAGCGCGAACGGGATCGATCCGAACGGGCGGACGGACACACGCGGTCGGCGTTGCTCGATCGGCTCACCGACCGCCAGCTGGAGGCCGTCCGGCTGGCGTACCACAGCGGATTCTACGAGTCGCCCCGTGCCTGCTCCGGCGAGGCGGTCGCCGACGCGCTCGACGTCTCCCCCTCCGCGTTCTACCAGCTCAACCGGACCGTCCAGCACAAGATCTTCGGAGCGTTGTTCGACGGATACTTCACTATTGAAGCGTGA
- a CDS encoding helix-turn-helix transcriptional regulator: protein MSSADELIRFLTSSENRIRLLSALEEEPARPTALAETLPMSRSSIQRNLRAFVERGWVVRTDDGYRCSFGGRLLLHRYRDLAATAHLTDEYGRFLDALADAGLTLVPDDLETVTITTATRHDPHAPLRRYSDRVAEVDSTTFRGITPVVSPVFNDAHEALISTAVDAELVIDEDALSTSRTGYPEALATVIETDTLELYVHPDSLSFGLSLFDDIAFVGAYDDAGQFVACFEGGDESFRERVRAVYREYRSAARAVTAEELR, encoded by the coding sequence ATGTCCTCGGCGGACGAACTGATCCGGTTTCTCACCTCCTCGGAGAACCGGATCCGTCTGCTGTCGGCCCTCGAGGAGGAACCGGCCCGGCCCACGGCGCTCGCCGAGACGCTCCCGATGTCCCGGTCGTCGATCCAGCGCAACCTCCGGGCGTTCGTCGAGCGTGGCTGGGTCGTCCGCACCGACGACGGCTATCGCTGTTCGTTCGGCGGTCGGCTGCTCCTCCACCGCTATCGCGATCTGGCCGCGACCGCCCACCTCACCGACGAGTACGGTCGGTTCCTCGACGCGCTCGCGGACGCCGGACTGACGCTCGTTCCCGACGACCTGGAGACCGTCACGATCACGACCGCGACCCGACACGACCCCCACGCGCCGCTGCGTCGATACTCGGATCGCGTCGCCGAGGTCGACAGCACGACGTTCCGCGGGATCACGCCGGTGGTCAGCCCCGTGTTCAACGACGCACACGAGGCGCTGATCTCGACGGCGGTCGACGCCGAACTGGTCATCGACGAGGACGCGCTCTCGACGTCACGGACGGGCTACCCGGAGGCGCTCGCGACCGTCATCGAGACCGACACCCTGGAACTGTACGTCCACCCCGACTCCCTCTCGTTCGGTCTCTCGTTGTTCGACGACATCGCCTTCGTCGGCGCCTACGACGACGCCGGACAGTTCGTCGCCTGTTTCGAGGGCGGTGACGAGTCCTTTCGCGAGCGCGTCCGGGCGGTCTACCGGGAGTACCGATCGGCGGCGCGGGCCGTCACCGCCGAGGAGCTCCGATGA
- a CDS encoding SLC13 family permease, producing MKVVLPQVAGQPPTTEMLVVFGIILLAFLLFVTEPVPADATALVAMVTLIVLEPWTTITPEEGISGFSNPATITVLAMFVISEGVRRSGAVQVLSSALISVSRGSERRSLASIVGVSGLASGFINNTPVVAVMIPVASDLARSARISPSRLLIPVSFASMFGGMLTLIGTSTNILASDVSARLIGRPFSMFEFTALGAIVLVTGGLYLIVVGPWLIPERVRPEEPLTEEYETEAFLTEVAVGAESPFTGRTVEEVRTDPRFDDVEIVQLVRDGEWFGEPLANKTVRAADVLVVRTPRRRLLELLDVRGLSLRPGPVTDADLERATDERLVEVMVMPETSTIGEGLTPGSFRDSYDATVLALRRSGEPVERRLEDVRLRGGDTLLVQAAGDGLDRLQSARGFVVSGEVDRPEYRRSKIPVVLAIVLGVVVLAALEVAPILVTALGGVVAMVLTGCLKPAEVYEGIDWSVIFLLAGVIPLGIALERTGGAEWIAALVVSSSATLPTIAVLGVFYLLTALLTNVISNNASVVLMIPVGVDAAIRIGADPFAFVLAVTFAASTAILSPIGYQTNLMVYGPGGYRFTDFFRVGAPLQLVLAVVTTLGIAAIWGV from the coding sequence ATGAAGGTCGTCCTCCCGCAGGTCGCCGGCCAGCCGCCCACGACGGAGATGCTCGTCGTCTTCGGGATCATTCTGCTGGCGTTTCTCCTGTTCGTCACCGAACCGGTTCCCGCCGACGCCACCGCCCTCGTGGCGATGGTGACGCTGATCGTGCTCGAACCCTGGACGACCATCACGCCCGAGGAGGGGATCTCGGGCTTCTCCAACCCCGCGACGATCACGGTGCTCGCGATGTTCGTCATCAGCGAGGGCGTGCGCCGGTCGGGAGCGGTTCAGGTCCTGAGTTCGGCGCTCATCAGCGTCTCTCGCGGGAGCGAGCGCCGGTCGTTGGCGTCGATCGTCGGCGTCAGCGGGCTGGCCTCGGGGTTCATCAACAACACCCCGGTGGTCGCGGTGATGATTCCCGTCGCGAGCGATCTCGCGCGAAGCGCCCGAATCTCGCCGTCCCGGCTGTTGATTCCCGTCTCGTTCGCCTCGATGTTCGGGGGGATGCTCACGCTGATCGGCACTTCGACGAACATCCTCGCCTCGGACGTCTCCGCGCGGCTGATCGGCCGGCCGTTCTCGATGTTCGAGTTCACCGCGCTCGGCGCGATCGTCCTCGTCACCGGTGGGCTCTACCTCATCGTCGTCGGTCCCTGGCTCATCCCCGAGCGGGTGAGGCCCGAGGAGCCCTTGACCGAGGAGTACGAGACCGAGGCGTTCCTGACGGAGGTTGCCGTCGGGGCGGAGTCGCCGTTCACCGGACGCACCGTCGAGGAGGTCCGGACGGATCCCCGTTTCGACGACGTCGAGATCGTCCAGCTCGTCCGCGACGGGGAGTGGTTCGGCGAGCCGCTCGCGAACAAGACGGTCCGTGCCGCCGACGTGCTCGTCGTCCGGACGCCCCGCCGGCGGCTGCTCGAACTGCTCGACGTCCGCGGGCTCTCGCTACGGCCCGGCCCGGTGACCGACGCCGATCTCGAGCGCGCCACCGACGAGCGGCTCGTCGAGGTGATGGTGATGCCCGAGACCTCGACGATCGGCGAGGGGTTGACGCCGGGATCGTTTCGCGACAGCTACGACGCGACCGTCCTCGCGCTACGGCGGAGCGGAGAACCAGTGGAACGTCGTCTCGAGGACGTCCGACTCCGCGGCGGCGATACGCTGCTCGTCCAGGCCGCCGGCGACGGTCTCGACCGGCTGCAGTCCGCCCGCGGGTTCGTCGTCTCCGGCGAGGTCGACCGGCCGGAGTACCGCCGCTCGAAGATCCCGGTGGTGCTCGCGATCGTCCTCGGCGTGGTCGTGCTCGCCGCCCTCGAGGTGGCGCCGATCCTCGTCACCGCGCTCGGCGGCGTGGTCGCGATGGTCCTTACCGGCTGTCTGAAGCCCGCGGAGGTCTACGAGGGGATCGACTGGAGCGTGATCTTCCTGCTCGCTGGCGTCATCCCGCTGGGGATCGCGCTCGAACGCACCGGCGGAGCCGAGTGGATCGCCGCGCTAGTCGTCTCCAGTTCTGCGACGCTCCCGACGATCGCCGTGCTGGGCGTGTTCTACCTGCTGACCGCGCTGCTGACGAACGTCATTAGCAACAACGCGAGCGTCGTGCTCATGATCCCCGTGGGCGTCGACGCCGCGATCCGAATCGGCGCCGACCCGTTCGCGTTCGTCCTCGCGGTCACCTTCGCCGCGAGCACGGCGATCCTCAGCCCGATCGGCTACCAGACCAACCTGATGGTCTACGGTCCCGGGGGCTACCGCTTCACCGACTTCTTCCGCGTCGGCGCACCCCTCCAGCTGGTGCTCGCGGTCGTCACGACGCTCGGCATCGCCGCGATCTGGGGCGTGTGA
- a CDS encoding amino acid-binding protein produces MFDEIMEKFEGSPSQQAVIRLLLERGFSVNDEGRVVSGGIEIPNTGIAREIDVDRRVVDSTTDAILADEELRRIFQNISQIPSLMDLAPVLDLSTLTIAVTDAGQEGIVAAVTGLLAEEGISIRQTVSEDPEFTDEPRLHIVTDEPIPGGVLNALRDLEFVRKLELQ; encoded by the coding sequence ATGTTCGACGAGATCATGGAGAAGTTCGAGGGCTCGCCCAGCCAGCAGGCGGTGATCCGACTGCTGCTCGAGCGGGGGTTCTCGGTGAACGACGAGGGTCGGGTCGTCTCGGGGGGAATCGAGATCCCCAACACGGGGATCGCCCGCGAGATCGACGTCGACCGACGGGTGGTCGACTCGACGACGGACGCGATCCTCGCCGACGAGGAGCTCAGACGGATCTTCCAGAACATCTCGCAGATCCCCAGCCTGATGGACCTCGCGCCGGTGCTCGACCTCTCGACGCTCACGATCGCCGTCACCGACGCCGGCCAGGAGGGGATCGTTGCGGCCGTTACGGGCCTGCTCGCCGAGGAGGGAATCTCGATCCGCCAGACCGTCAGCGAGGACCCCGAGTTCACCGACGAGCCACGGCTCCACATCGTCACCGACGAGCCGATTCCGGGCGGCGTCCTCAACGCGCTCCGCGATCTGGAGTTCGTCCGGAAGCTCGAGCTCCAGTGA
- a CDS encoding rubrerythrin-like domain-containing protein — protein sequence MTANDTSPNPTWDVASDPDAESIYECLSCGARVTDTSHPGSCPRCDDPLRNRATSLE from the coding sequence ATGACGGCGAACGACACCTCACCGAACCCGACGTGGGACGTCGCGTCGGATCCCGACGCCGAATCGATCTACGAGTGCCTCTCGTGTGGCGCCCGCGTGACCGACACCTCGCATCCGGGGTCGTGCCCCCGGTGTGACGATCCGCTGCGCAACCGCGCGACCTCGCTCGAGTGA